The following are encoded together in the Flavihumibacter fluvii genome:
- a CDS encoding glycoside hydrolase family 172 protein codes for MRYLVICCVIFLTSCSGKRQFTDQSNQLFHFDENMTTRWSSPENLNGAKGAGGQENNGAKGHAFDSLPAGKSISLLDIKDMGIIRRIWITIDDRSAEMLRSLRIDMYWDNASKPAVSVPFGDFFGVGLGRTTTFENALFANAEGRSFNCFIPMPFMKGAKIMVTNESAKTLRLFFFDVDYTLVKGFDETPLYFHSSWRRDTATQLARDYEILPAIQGKGRFLGANIGVNASPAYGKSWFGEGEVKIYLDGDQSFPTLNGTGTEDYIGTAWGQGMFINRYTGCPISNDSLMQWSFYRYHIPDPIYFRSDCRVTIQAIGGDIKKNVINYLKQGAKLLPVSIAGEHGFTAFFKKDSLINLEAQGVPDGWTNFYRSDDYSSTAYFYLDRPENNLPGLAPVSERLFNLK; via the coding sequence ATGCGATACCTTGTCATTTGCTGTGTTATCTTCCTCACTTCCTGTTCCGGAAAAAGACAGTTTACCGATCAAAGCAATCAGTTATTCCATTTTGATGAAAATATGACGACCCGGTGGAGCAGTCCGGAGAACCTGAATGGGGCAAAGGGGGCGGGTGGTCAGGAAAACAATGGTGCCAAAGGCCACGCCTTCGATTCATTACCCGCCGGGAAATCCATCTCATTACTGGATATCAAGGACATGGGTATTATTCGCAGAATTTGGATTACCATCGATGACCGATCTGCTGAAATGTTGCGATCCCTGCGTATTGATATGTATTGGGACAATGCCAGCAAGCCTGCTGTATCGGTTCCTTTTGGTGATTTTTTTGGCGTTGGACTGGGACGTACCACAACCTTTGAAAATGCTTTATTTGCCAATGCAGAAGGCAGGTCATTTAATTGTTTTATTCCTATGCCGTTCATGAAGGGGGCAAAGATCATGGTGACCAATGAATCTGCAAAAACCTTAAGACTATTTTTCTTTGATGTGGATTACACCCTCGTGAAAGGATTTGATGAAACACCCCTTTATTTCCATTCCAGTTGGAGAAGGGATACTGCTACACAACTCGCCAGGGACTATGAGATTCTTCCTGCTATTCAGGGCAAAGGACGTTTTCTTGGGGCGAATATTGGCGTAAATGCCAGTCCGGCTTATGGTAAATCCTGGTTTGGCGAAGGGGAGGTAAAAATTTACCTGGATGGCGACCAATCATTTCCTACCCTGAATGGAACGGGTACTGAAGATTATATTGGTACAGCCTGGGGCCAGGGGATGTTTATCAACCGTTATACGGGCTGCCCCATTAGCAATGATTCCCTGATGCAATGGTCTTTTTACCGTTACCATATTCCTGATCCCATTTATTTCAGATCTGATTGCCGGGTAACCATACAGGCCATTGGCGGTGATATTAAAAAGAATGTAATCAATTACCTGAAACAGGGTGCCAAATTATTGCCTGTATCTATTGCAGGGGAGCATGGTTTTACGGCTTTTTTCAAAAAGGATAGCCTTATTAACCTTGAAGCACAAGGTGTTCCTGATGGCTGGACCAATTTCTACCGCTCAGATGATTATTCTTCTACTGCATATTTTTATCTGGACAGGCCGGAAAATAATTTGCCGGGACTAGCCCCTGTGTCCGAAAGGCTGTTCAACCTGAAATAA
- a CDS encoding S10 family peptidase, which produces MKHKAILIVLMMVFVLPGYAQPKISKTPEQEVKEEKAQTSNQVFNPDYLITTQHEVVIKGQKIPYRATAGTLPVWDDDGKTVAGLFYTYYERLDVKDRESRPLVISFNGGPGSASVWMHLAYTGPQILKIDEEGYPVQPYGYKDNPNSILDVADIVYVDPVNTGFSRITNKETPRTKFFGVMADIKYLAEWINSFVSRVNRWASPKYLIGESYGTTRVSGLARELQEKQWMYLNGVVLVSPTELGIERGAATDAALRLPYFSATAWYHKMLPGDLQQKDLTDMLPEVENFTMNELIPAMNKGSQLSVTDKQNIAAKMARYSGLSEKVILQNNLDVSPSFFWKELLRDKGFTIGRLDSRYKGMDKMSSGESVDYNAELNSWLHSFTPPINMYLREKLKYKTDLKYNMFGSVYPWDDTNNHTAEDLRKAMAENPFLYVMVQSGYYDGACDYFNAKYNMWQMDPGGKLSSRLSWKGYRSGHMMYLRNEDLVSSNEHIRQFIQHSLPKPGQPAKY; this is translated from the coding sequence ATGAAACATAAAGCAATCCTCATTGTGCTGATGATGGTATTTGTATTACCCGGATATGCACAACCGAAAATTTCAAAGACGCCTGAGCAGGAAGTGAAAGAGGAAAAAGCGCAAACATCCAACCAGGTATTTAATCCCGACTATTTAATTACCACTCAGCATGAAGTTGTTATAAAGGGGCAGAAAATCCCTTATAGGGCAACAGCCGGGACATTACCTGTTTGGGATGATGATGGCAAAACTGTAGCCGGACTTTTCTATACTTACTATGAAAGGTTGGATGTAAAAGACAGGGAGTCCAGGCCATTGGTGATCTCTTTTAATGGGGGTCCGGGTTCAGCATCTGTATGGATGCACCTGGCTTACACCGGCCCGCAGATTTTAAAAATTGATGAAGAAGGTTATCCGGTACAGCCATATGGGTATAAAGACAATCCAAACTCAATTTTAGATGTAGCAGATATCGTTTATGTTGATCCGGTGAATACAGGTTTTTCAAGGATAACCAATAAAGAAACGCCGAGGACCAAATTCTTCGGGGTCATGGCAGATATCAAATACCTGGCAGAATGGATCAACAGTTTTGTATCACGTGTGAACAGGTGGGCGTCGCCGAAGTACTTAATTGGTGAAAGCTATGGCACTACCAGGGTATCTGGACTGGCACGTGAGTTGCAGGAGAAACAATGGATGTACCTGAACGGAGTAGTATTGGTATCGCCTACCGAATTGGGCATTGAACGCGGCGCGGCTACTGACGCTGCACTTCGCCTACCCTATTTTTCAGCTACCGCCTGGTACCATAAAATGTTGCCGGGAGACTTGCAACAGAAGGACCTGACCGATATGCTGCCTGAAGTGGAAAATTTCACTATGAATGAATTGATCCCGGCGATGAATAAAGGCAGCCAGTTATCTGTAACTGATAAACAAAATATTGCAGCCAAAATGGCCCGTTATTCCGGTTTATCCGAGAAGGTCATCCTTCAGAATAACCTGGATGTATCACCATCCTTTTTCTGGAAAGAGTTGTTACGTGATAAGGGATTTACGATTGGCAGGTTGGATTCAAGGTATAAAGGCATGGATAAAATGTCTTCCGGAGAAAGTGTTGATTATAATGCTGAATTAAACTCATGGCTACACTCTTTTACCCCTCCGATCAATATGTATCTGCGGGAAAAATTGAAATACAAAACCGACCTCAAATACAATATGTTCGGATCTGTTTATCCTTGGGACGACACCAATAACCATACTGCAGAAGACCTGCGAAAAGCCATGGCAGAAAATCCATTCCTGTATGTAATGGTTCAATCGGGCTATTATGATGGAGCATGTGATTATTTTAATGCGAAATATAATATGTGGCAGATGGATCCCGGTGGAAAATTATCAAGCCGGTTAAGTTGGAAAGGCTACCGCAGCGGACATATGATGTACCTGCGCAATGAGGACCTGGTCAGCAGCAATGAACATATTAGGCAATTCATACAACATTCGTTGCCCAAACCCGGGCAACCAGCTAAATATTGA
- a CDS encoding Gfo/Idh/MocA family protein → MPLHSRRDIIKALAMSSGALLFQPNNLLAATRRKKEKLGVALVGLGYYSTDLLAPALQQTKNCYLAGIVTGTPSKAEAWKKKYNLADKNIYNYQQFGQLANNHEIDILYIVLPPSMHREFVIRAAEAGKHVWCEKPMAMTVKECQDMIEACSKNKKSLAIGYRLQHEPNTQEYRKIIRENKLGNVLALNCAAGYRDDRTNHWKQIRNMGGGALLDMGVYAIQGARLGTGMEPVSVVSAKTSTTRPEIYTNGLEETAIAQLEFPGGIMANIKTSFGENINFMDISCSRGKISLAPYSGYDGIIGSSPLGKINYSYKAPWQQAKQMDDDALSIMQNKAVLVPGEEGLRDIRIVEAIKASASQQKSIHL, encoded by the coding sequence ATGCCACTCCATTCAAGAAGGGATATTATAAAGGCCCTGGCCATGAGCAGTGGAGCTTTATTGTTCCAGCCAAACAATTTATTGGCGGCTACGCGCAGGAAAAAAGAAAAGCTTGGTGTTGCCCTGGTTGGACTGGGTTACTATAGTACTGATCTATTGGCACCCGCATTACAACAAACCAAAAATTGCTACCTGGCAGGAATTGTAACGGGAACCCCTTCAAAGGCAGAAGCCTGGAAAAAGAAGTACAATCTGGCAGATAAAAACATTTACAACTATCAGCAATTTGGTCAGCTGGCCAATAACCATGAAATAGATATACTGTATATTGTTCTTCCGCCATCAATGCATCGCGAGTTTGTTATCAGGGCAGCTGAAGCCGGCAAACATGTATGGTGTGAAAAACCAATGGCTATGACTGTTAAGGAATGTCAGGATATGATTGAAGCATGTTCAAAAAACAAAAAGTCCCTGGCAATAGGATACCGGCTTCAACATGAGCCAAATACGCAGGAATACCGCAAAATTATTCGGGAAAATAAATTAGGTAATGTACTGGCCCTGAATTGTGCTGCGGGATATAGGGACGATCGGACCAATCATTGGAAACAAATCAGGAATATGGGTGGTGGTGCATTACTGGATATGGGTGTTTACGCCATACAGGGGGCCCGGCTTGGAACAGGTATGGAACCTGTTTCGGTTGTTTCTGCCAAAACATCCACCACAAGGCCGGAAATTTACACCAACGGGCTAGAAGAAACAGCGATAGCACAACTTGAGTTCCCTGGCGGGATTATGGCAAATATCAAAACCAGTTTTGGAGAAAATATCAATTTCATGGACATCAGCTGCAGTCGTGGCAAAATCAGCCTGGCCCCCTATTCTGGATATGATGGGATCATTGGATCCAGTCCGCTTGGAAAAATAAACTACTCATATAAAGCACCCTGGCAGCAAGCAAAACAAATGGATGACGATGCGTTGTCCATCATGCAAAACAAGGCCGTTCTTGTTCCTGGCGAAGAAGGTTTAAGGGATATCCGTATTGTGGAGGCTATCAAAGCATCAGCATCACAACAGAAGAGCATTCATTTATGA
- a CDS encoding aldehyde dehydrogenase family protein, with translation MSNIKVINPATEELVTTIAADTEETIAEKYALLRKGQPAWAARPLSERLACIEQFYNLLEAEKETISLSLTTEMGKPLQQARNEINGARGRIRFFIDHSEKWLSPEWVNSEGGTKEKITYEPLGVIANISAWNYPYLIGVNVIIPALIGGNAVFYKPSEFTLLTGQHIRDMIYKAGVPENVFQMAAGGGAVGGMLLELPLDGYFFTGSYKTGQYIASKVAPKMVPCQLELGGKDPLYVADDVEDIDKVAEAALEGVVYNNGQSCCAVERIYVQEKVYDAFVQSISAQSAKLVVGDPTDPSTEIGPLSRKEQADFLKSQIDDAVGKGATIVAGGNPVPAKGYFISPTILTGVNHSMAVMKAESFGPVIGIQKVANDEEATQLMLDTEYGLTAAVYSSDFDRAEKIMQLMNTGTVYWNCCDRVSAGLPWSGRKHSGLGATLSFAGIRAFVQPKAWHLRG, from the coding sequence ATGAGTAATATAAAAGTGATTAATCCGGCTACAGAAGAGCTGGTAACTACCATCGCCGCTGATACTGAAGAAACTATAGCCGAAAAGTATGCATTGCTCCGGAAAGGTCAGCCAGCCTGGGCTGCAAGGCCATTGTCCGAAAGACTTGCCTGCATCGAACAATTTTATAATCTGCTCGAAGCAGAAAAAGAAACCATTTCATTATCTCTTACAACAGAAATGGGGAAACCTTTGCAGCAGGCGCGTAATGAAATCAACGGTGCGCGTGGAAGGATAAGGTTTTTCATTGATCATTCAGAGAAATGGTTATCACCCGAATGGGTTAATTCGGAGGGCGGAACAAAAGAAAAGATAACCTATGAACCATTAGGTGTTATCGCAAATATTTCCGCCTGGAATTACCCTTACCTCATAGGGGTGAATGTTATTATTCCGGCTCTGATTGGCGGTAATGCCGTCTTTTACAAGCCTTCGGAATTCACCCTTCTCACGGGACAACATATCCGGGACATGATCTATAAGGCAGGTGTACCTGAAAATGTTTTCCAGATGGCTGCTGGCGGCGGTGCTGTTGGTGGTATGTTGCTTGAACTACCACTCGATGGCTATTTCTTCACAGGCAGTTATAAAACCGGGCAGTATATCGCTTCCAAAGTGGCACCCAAAATGGTGCCCTGCCAATTGGAGCTGGGCGGGAAGGATCCCTTGTATGTTGCGGACGATGTGGAGGATATCGACAAAGTGGCCGAAGCAGCCCTTGAGGGCGTAGTATATAACAATGGACAAAGTTGCTGCGCTGTTGAAAGGATTTATGTTCAGGAAAAAGTTTATGATGCGTTTGTTCAGTCTATCTCAGCACAATCCGCAAAACTTGTTGTGGGTGATCCTACAGATCCATCAACGGAAATAGGACCATTAAGTCGGAAGGAGCAAGCAGATTTTTTAAAGTCACAAATTGATGATGCTGTGGGTAAAGGTGCCACCATCGTTGCCGGTGGAAACCCGGTTCCTGCAAAAGGTTATTTTATATCACCTACTATACTTACCGGTGTGAATCATTCTATGGCAGTTATGAAAGCAGAATCCTTTGGTCCTGTGATCGGTATCCAGAAAGTTGCTAATGATGAGGAAGCTACACAATTGATGCTGGATACTGAATATGGCCTTACTGCAGCTGTTTATTCTTCGGATTTTGACAGGGCGGAAAAAATTATGCAACTAATGAATACCGGCACAGTGTATTGGAATTGCTGTGATCGTGTGAGTGCCGGATTACCATGGTCAGGCAGGAAGCATTCTGGTCTTGGCGCTACATTGTCATTTGCAGGAATCAGGGCCTTTGTACAACCAAAGGCCTGGCATTTACGGGGATAA
- a CDS encoding gamma-glutamyl-gamma-aminobutyrate hydrolase family protein, which translates to MKKKIGISYTTTNYHNYWNWFTPEDLGQDIELIQLSFLENNDHDISECSAFILTGGIDIDTDLYNGDIDYEHKPELFQTERDLFEKKIYEYAKVHHLPVLGICRGLQLVNVLEGGKLVQDLGEENEVHKKSGDEDKQHLVHIAEDSLLFNISQVHEGMVNSAHHQAIDEDEIAPTLLVNARSGTNDRTIEGIEYKDKNDKPYLLCVQWHPERMPDKEESPLSLQLKQSFLNAIRTQHE; encoded by the coding sequence ATGAAAAAGAAGATCGGTATTAGTTATACTACCACGAATTATCACAATTACTGGAATTGGTTTACACCTGAAGACCTTGGGCAGGATATTGAATTGATCCAGTTGTCATTCCTGGAGAACAATGATCACGATATAAGTGAATGTTCCGCTTTTATACTTACGGGGGGGATAGATATTGATACAGATTTATATAATGGCGATATTGATTATGAACATAAACCAGAATTATTTCAGACCGAGAGAGACCTTTTTGAAAAGAAGATCTATGAATACGCTAAAGTCCACCACTTGCCAGTGCTGGGTATTTGCCGCGGTTTACAATTGGTAAATGTGCTGGAGGGCGGGAAACTGGTGCAGGACCTGGGTGAAGAAAATGAGGTCCACAAAAAATCCGGTGACGAAGACAAACAACATCTCGTGCACATTGCAGAAGATAGTTTGTTATTTAATATTTCACAAGTGCATGAAGGGATGGTAAACAGTGCACACCACCAGGCTATTGATGAGGATGAAATCGCGCCAACCCTTCTGGTAAATGCACGTTCCGGCACCAACGACCGAACCATTGAAGGAATAGAATATAAGGATAAAAATGATAAACCCTATTTGTTATGTGTACAGTGGCATCCTGAGCGTATGCCTGATAAAGAAGAGAGCCCGCTTTCTTTGCAACTCAAACAAAGTTTCCTGAACGCAATAAGAACCCAACATGAGTAA
- a CDS encoding iron-containing alcohol dehydrogenase, protein MTDFNTIRQYNFPTVIRFGAGAIKELPDHLKKAGFTRPLIVTDPNVRDLGFFKDILKSLEQKSIAAEVFSGIHKNPVKSDVLAGGEAFISTGRDAIIGIGGGAAMDVARAIALRINHHRDLFDYDDLIGGDQYVTEDVPYFITVPTTSGTGSEVGRSAIISEDDTHRKRILFSPKLLAKIVFADPLLSMDLPPFITAATGMDALTHNMEAYIAKGFHPMAEGIALEGMALINQSIEKAVNKPDLESRSKMMIASLMGAVAFQKGLGVVHSLAHPLSQLIDTHHGLANAVNLPYGMQFNYAGQEAQFRRMCRSMELSGESGETMVNYLFDLNRSLGLPTKLRDIGVKEEHIETLSDLAFADFCHPNNPKPVSRENFKQLYMAAL, encoded by the coding sequence ATGACCGATTTTAATACGATCAGGCAATATAATTTTCCGACTGTCATCCGTTTTGGTGCAGGCGCTATTAAAGAATTGCCTGACCACCTGAAGAAAGCAGGATTTACCCGTCCTCTCATCGTGACCGATCCAAATGTTCGTGACCTTGGTTTTTTCAAGGATATTTTGAAAAGCCTTGAACAAAAATCCATTGCAGCCGAGGTGTTTTCCGGCATCCACAAGAACCCAGTAAAGTCTGATGTATTGGCCGGAGGGGAGGCTTTTATAAGTACCGGCCGCGATGCAATTATTGGCATTGGTGGTGGTGCAGCGATGGATGTTGCCCGCGCCATTGCCCTTCGCATCAACCACCACCGCGACCTTTTTGATTATGATGACCTCATTGGCGGTGACCAGTATGTAACCGAAGATGTGCCTTATTTTATTACTGTTCCTACGACCAGCGGAACAGGTAGCGAAGTGGGCAGGAGCGCCATCATATCAGAAGATGATACACACCGCAAACGCATTCTCTTCTCTCCAAAACTCCTGGCTAAAATCGTTTTTGCGGATCCTTTGCTAAGCATGGACCTGCCACCATTTATTACAGCTGCAACCGGCATGGATGCCCTCACCCATAATATGGAGGCCTATATTGCCAAAGGATTTCATCCGATGGCAGAAGGTATTGCACTGGAAGGAATGGCATTGATAAATCAGTCGATTGAAAAAGCTGTGAATAAACCAGACCTGGAATCAAGAAGCAAAATGATGATTGCGTCCCTGATGGGTGCAGTGGCATTTCAAAAGGGCCTTGGGGTTGTGCATTCCCTTGCACATCCATTGTCTCAATTGATCGATACCCACCATGGATTGGCCAATGCAGTAAACCTGCCTTATGGTATGCAATTTAATTATGCCGGCCAGGAAGCCCAGTTCCGTCGCATGTGCCGCAGCATGGAATTGTCAGGAGAATCTGGCGAGACTATGGTCAATTACTTGTTTGACCTTAACAGATCACTGGGACTACCCACCAAATTGCGTGATATCGGTGTTAAGGAAGAGCATATTGAAACCCTTTCAGACCTTGCCTTTGCCGATTTCTGCCATCCCAATAATCCTAAGCCGGTTAGTCGTGAAAATTTCAAACAACTTTACATGGCCGCTTTATAG
- a CDS encoding glutamine synthetase family protein: MLPKKTIQEILQQLVDQNTEKVKLAVTDMDGILRGKIMSFDKFRAVVENGFGFCDVVFGWDAGDQAYDNVSYTGWHSGYPDAKASVDVQTFRQIPWENDIPLFLADFRDVNADALPICPRSLLKNIRSRAAKAGYNCSFSQEFEWFNFINNTEQLYASKFSALQPMTQGMFGYSVLRASQNSEYFNSLFDGMNKFGVPLEGLHTETGPGVYEAAILYSDILEAADRAVLFKAGTKEIAHRHGFIASFMAKPNEQLPGCSGHVHQSLWTKDGKQNVFFDKKKSSGISSLMESYIAGQLYCLPHILPMFAPTVNSYKRLVEGAWAPTTITWAIDNRTTALRALPGSASSTRLETRVVGSDSNPYLAMAGCLAAGLFGIQQKMKLKIPATKGSGYQDKKNGILPANLWEASQAMKSSPVARELFGDAFVDHFTSTREWEWRQFSKKVTDWELQRYLEII; the protein is encoded by the coding sequence ATGCTCCCTAAAAAAACAATTCAGGAAATCCTGCAACAGTTGGTTGACCAGAATACCGAAAAGGTTAAACTCGCAGTTACCGATATGGATGGCATTCTGCGGGGTAAAATTATGAGCTTTGATAAATTCAGGGCTGTCGTTGAGAACGGATTTGGTTTTTGTGATGTCGTTTTCGGATGGGATGCTGGCGACCAGGCTTATGATAATGTGTCTTACACTGGCTGGCATAGCGGTTATCCCGACGCCAAGGCAAGTGTAGATGTTCAAACTTTCCGCCAGATTCCATGGGAAAATGATATCCCGCTTTTTCTAGCCGATTTTCGGGATGTGAATGCTGATGCATTACCTATCTGCCCCAGGTCTTTACTGAAAAATATCCGGTCCAGGGCGGCAAAAGCTGGATATAATTGTTCCTTCTCACAAGAGTTTGAATGGTTCAATTTTATCAATAATACCGAACAACTCTATGCGTCAAAATTCAGTGCCTTACAACCAATGACCCAGGGTATGTTTGGTTATTCCGTTTTGCGAGCCTCCCAAAACAGCGAGTACTTTAACAGCCTCTTCGATGGAATGAATAAATTTGGTGTTCCATTGGAAGGCCTGCATACAGAAACCGGACCGGGGGTTTATGAAGCTGCCATTTTGTATTCCGATATCCTTGAAGCAGCAGACAGGGCCGTGTTATTCAAAGCAGGCACAAAGGAAATTGCCCATCGTCATGGCTTCATTGCCAGTTTCATGGCCAAGCCGAATGAACAATTGCCAGGATGTAGTGGCCATGTCCACCAGAGCCTGTGGACAAAAGATGGCAAGCAGAATGTCTTTTTCGATAAGAAGAAGTCTAGTGGCATCAGTTCATTGATGGAAAGTTATATCGCCGGGCAATTATACTGCCTGCCACATATCCTGCCTATGTTCGCGCCCACAGTGAACAGTTATAAGCGCCTGGTAGAAGGTGCATGGGCACCAACTACAATTACGTGGGCCATTGATAACCGCACTACTGCCTTGCGCGCATTGCCTGGAAGTGCCAGTTCAACCAGGCTGGAAACAAGGGTAGTGGGTTCCGATTCAAATCCATACCTGGCAATGGCAGGCTGCCTGGCTGCCGGGCTATTTGGTATCCAGCAAAAAATGAAACTTAAGATTCCGGCTACAAAAGGTAGTGGATACCAGGATAAAAAGAACGGTATATTGCCGGCCAACCTCTGGGAAGCCAGCCAGGCAATGAAATCCTCCCCAGTGGCCAGGGAATTATTTGGGGATGCCTTTGTTGACCATTTTACCAGCACCCGTGAATGGGAATGGCGGCAGTTCTCCAAAAAAGTAACCGACTGGGAACTCCAACGATATCTTGAAATTATTTAA
- the eat gene encoding ethanolamine permease — MTESPKSANNLLQGANNSPHLSRTLGPFMLWGLGVGYVISGMYFGWNLGLAEGGTLGMAIATFFIIIMYVTFTFSYTELACAVPKAGGVFDYATKALGRDLGFIGGMAQIIEFVFAPPAIAAAIGAYFHIFFPQVPVNVIAIIAYLLFTGLNIAGVRLAATFELVVTVFAVFELLLFAGITLPHFKAASLQINAFPNGWKGAWAAIPFAIWFFLGLEGVANVAEETINPQKTVLKGFGSALATLVILCVLVFVSAIGVGGWEAIVYAIPGALPSDSPLPLAMSAITGDSGWLYHLLITIGLMGLVASFHGIILAAGRATFEFGRVKYISPSLGQVNARFKTPANALLVNMVIGIAALLTGKTAEIITLACFGAVSLYIISMLSVLRLRTIDPDLARPFKVPFYPIFPLTALFIASVSMVAMISLNLKLAIIYFGILVLAFIWFHVFVKRKINAP; from the coding sequence ATGACAGAATCACCAAAATCTGCCAATAATTTATTACAAGGTGCCAATAATTCACCACACCTGTCCCGGACACTGGGCCCATTTATGCTTTGGGGGCTGGGTGTGGGGTATGTTATTTCTGGCATGTATTTCGGATGGAATCTCGGGTTGGCTGAGGGCGGAACACTTGGAATGGCTATCGCTACTTTTTTTATCATCATCATGTATGTGACCTTCACCTTTTCCTATACTGAACTTGCTTGTGCAGTTCCCAAAGCCGGAGGGGTATTCGACTATGCAACAAAGGCCCTGGGCCGGGACCTTGGGTTTATTGGAGGTATGGCCCAGATTATTGAATTTGTTTTTGCCCCACCAGCTATTGCGGCGGCCATTGGTGCATATTTCCATATTTTTTTCCCACAGGTACCGGTTAATGTTATCGCCATTATTGCCTACCTGCTGTTTACTGGATTAAATATAGCAGGGGTCAGGTTGGCTGCTACCTTTGAATTGGTTGTAACCGTATTTGCTGTTTTTGAATTGTTACTTTTTGCTGGTATAACACTTCCTCATTTTAAAGCAGCTAGTTTGCAAATAAATGCGTTTCCAAATGGATGGAAAGGGGCATGGGCAGCTATTCCTTTTGCGATATGGTTTTTCCTTGGCCTTGAAGGCGTTGCCAATGTAGCCGAAGAAACCATCAACCCTCAAAAAACCGTTCTCAAAGGATTTGGTTCAGCCCTCGCCACACTGGTTATTTTATGTGTGCTGGTGTTTGTTTCGGCAATTGGAGTTGGTGGATGGGAAGCTATCGTGTATGCAATACCCGGAGCACTTCCATCTGATTCCCCTTTGCCCCTTGCCATGTCTGCCATCACAGGAGATTCCGGCTGGTTATACCACCTTCTGATTACCATTGGCTTAATGGGATTGGTGGCATCCTTTCACGGCATCATCCTGGCTGCCGGTAGGGCTACCTTTGAATTTGGCCGGGTGAAATACATTTCACCTTCACTGGGCCAGGTGAATGCCCGTTTTAAAACACCTGCCAATGCACTCCTGGTGAATATGGTTATTGGTATTGCTGCATTATTAACCGGAAAAACAGCCGAGATCATCACTCTCGCCTGTTTCGGTGCAGTAAGTTTATATATAATTTCTATGTTATCTGTTCTCCGGCTCCGGACAATTGACCCGGACCTGGCCCGTCCTTTCAAGGTGCCTTTTTATCCGATTTTCCCGTTGACCGCCCTCTTCATTGCTTCGGTGTCGATGGTGGCAATGATCTCACTCAATTTGAAGCTGGCCATTATATATTTTGGTATATTGGTGCTCGCCTTTATATGGTTTCACGTCTTTGTAAAAAGAAAAATAAATGCTCCCTAA